AGGGAAAGGAACGTTATTTGTCTCATTCGCTGTTTTCTCGGAGACGCTATCTACTCAGGAATGTGACCAACTACTTATTTCTCCATGTAGACCATGTTCTTAGGGGACGCTAACTTCTAGGGAACGTCACCATGAACTGCCTGGGACCGCCCCCCGCATGGGGCCTTCGGCCCCATGCCCCGCAGAACGCTAGGTCAGATTCCCACGTTTTTCCCGTTCCCGGATTTTACCCATTTTTACTCGATTTCACCtaaatttacacttttttCGAACTCTTTTTTGAACTTCTTTTTTCCGAACACTTTTCCTGAAACTACactgaaaataacaaaatcaacttggatttttagttaaattttgcTCGAAAAtcgatcatttttttccacaaaaaaaaaattacccccCACCccccaaatttatttttttttttgatagacAACATTTTTCTCTACCCCCTCCGACACTGTTTTATTACAACTTTGTCAATATCTTACAAGATAATTTCCGCTcaatttaagaataattttaataaagttcaTATGGCCGAAAAAATCGAGGGGGCCGAGGCTTCGAATACTCGGCGTAGGGAGGAGCGCGGGGAGGCGGAGGGGGATCCATTACTGACCCCCACGTTTCACACTcacaaaactcaaaaaattcattaaaatataaattttgaaaattttgaaatttttagatttttttttttttttttttttttttttttttcattttcaatggAAATTGGACCGTTTTTTTCggaagaaaaattgaaattttcatagaaaaaaaatttggaaatttaaacaatttttaaatttttcataaatttttcttataattttctaaggaaatttttttatcatttccaacggaaagtaaacttttttacaacgaaaaactaaaaatttgatgagaaaaagctttgaaatttaaggaattttggaattttttcaaagttttttaacttttttttttgttattttttacatcattttCAACGGATATTGGGCATTCTTTAAGgaagaaattgaataaaaaagtaggctatgaatttatttaagctaGGTCTCGTTACTTAAGTTATATTCCTTACTCTCCGAGATCATAAAATTGTAAGATCTCGGGAAAACCCGTGGTCTTGGGAAACTTATTTTCTTAAGTCTGtccttttatttaaagattgGAATTTGTTCTAGACGtaagctttttatttttttatttggaaacctgaaatatttataaatattgtaactaTACTACCTAAGATAGAACTAGTAAGCCGATTAGAGACCACAATAAAACTTGGGAATCTCCAACGTCGACAAAAAGGCAAGTCCGGAGCCATAAAACATCGCACCCCTGGAAACCCCTTAACCGCGCTGGATAAACCGCACAGCTGCATATTGGACAAAGCCAGTAGTCAAGAGGAGACCCGATTCTGCCGCTCACGTGACGTCAGATGGACCAGCCCCTGGGACGGGCCCAACCCCCACTCAAGCTGCCAGCGCGGACTTGCCATAATTTCAAGTTACCAAAAAAAAgcagaaatattttctaagtcgAATCGACAAGCCGTAATTTTGTAACTTGCTCGACAGAATATAGACTCCTTAAAtcttagttatttattaatcctTTTCATTTAGAAGAACTcttaacataatttaatttaatttatttctcaattatattattaataagtacaCCGCGTTCTACAAAGTTGAATATTCTAATACTCCCGGACGAATCGACCCctgtcgataaaaaaaaaaatcaaactaaaattaaatctatagCCAACCGCTAGGAGGAGGCGATAACAAAATATTGTCAAATTTATAGGTTAAGCCTCATAATAATGTAAACAAATCATACattcaaatttcattgttatcagttgtatagttatatattattacttaaGTATTCTGTTTTTTATTATGGGTCATTACATCAAGAGTaagttttttcaatacttttttattaaacaacattatgtatatttttatttttatttaggaaaCCTCAGCAGTCAtgagaatttcatttttatttactctattgtCTGTGGGCTCTGcgaatttatctatttttatttggtttttttcctattaattattataatgaaaacaataataagaCTACAGCATCTATGGATAATCTGCCAAcatatatcaataatattcCGTACGCGtacaataaattcatttattattacacctaataataatcaatattcaattattaacttgatattttaatatttttagcctCAAAcccaaatactttttataaaccactagttaaaaagttaataataatggttATTGACGCATTCAGATgggatttcatttttaaacatcaatgaaaaaatacataaaacaatgtttttaacaaataagttattagataataatttgGGTTCTAATTTTCGGGTTAAAGTTAATGTTCCGACAGTAACAATGCCGAGAATTAAGGTgcttatatacatgtatatttatccatcattcattatttaattgtcaatcaataaaatatactatttattcgattattattattattattattattattattattattttttttattgttagtcAATCACTACAGGTACTGTGTCAAATTTTATAGATGTTATTTTTAACCTTGGTGAAACACGTGTTCTAACTGATAATATACTTTTGCAAGCTAAAAaacataatcataaattaatattttatggtgATGACACATGGCTTCAAATgtataatgatatatttttccgGCATAAGGGAACTTCTTCATTTCTAGTTTCTGATTTTATTCAAGTttgtacaatatataatatatattattattactattattacttcattttctttgtagataaaatatttttgttttttttttaggttgaTGACAATGTTActcaatatattaattatgaattaaataaatctaatgaTTGGtcaataatgatatttacattttatttaggtCTTGATCATATTGGCCATGTCTATGGTCCTAATAACCCATTAATTAACGTTAAACTTGAGGAAatggataaaattattgatgaaatatcgaaaaaatcatACAATGGGTAATACACTATATACTTCATTTATTATACGACAATacttaataagtttttttttttttttttttttttttttttttttttatattattattttattggaaataaatgacaatagaataaacaaagtaaagaatcattatttataatatgtgGAGATCACGGGTATGAAAAATTCTGGAGGGCATGGTGGAGCAACGCCAGAGGAAACTCTGGTCCCTTTAATAGCTATTAGTGCACTCCTCattacactaataataattttaataataataataataataacaacttaCTATCTGACACTTTTAATCAAATTGACCAAATTGATATAACAGCAACTTTATCTGTAATGCTCGGAATTCCATTGCCATTATCAAACATAGGAAGTATTTCTTTAAacatgattattaataattacaatctgTCATTAGAAAATCAACTCTACATTCTTTATTACAATGCTAAACAagtatttagtaattttaaaattctatcaAACTACAATTACAAACGTATGTATTACTtgcattattattacaatttatattatttttgttaataatttgattatttatatttatatttttattttatgctgtacaattaattacatgaaaaaaatttttttttcttagagtgttattttgattatttaaaagctATCGAGTTACATTCAAAATGGATAAATACAACTGACacttataataatcataacaataataataataataataagaataatgataatgaattgGATCATGTTAatgtaataattcatttatatgtTAAATCATTacaagaaatgaaaaatttaactcaTTCAAAGTATGATACACTATAATATTATCTTAATGAGTATTgctattgttttaataattcaagttagtaattaaaactttaatattttatattaatatacatatatatttaatattataaaatgataacgttatttatatttattaggttttcataataatttttacttctttCAACGTTgacaaaaatatgaaattttcatttaaaaaatttttatatacatggacgttttggattattttctcatatttattaaattatatattacaaaattttatagataataataatgaagaatcAACAGAAATAACCAGTCTTTCAGTAgctaatattattatgatattatattatttaatataaatagctGTTTATTATCTATACGAATTGATTTTgttaatattgattttaaaaatttaaattttttatttttactggcTACAATATTACACGCTTCAAGTTTAGGTAGCAGTAGTTTTATAGAAGAAGAACATCAAACGTGGTTATTTTTATTGGGcgacatttattgtttttatatttatttattatattaaaaaaaaacatttaattatttttattataaaaaatcattttatactACTACCAACCGttactggaaaaattttattcttattaataGCACATcgattattaagaaaattaaatagcaCTGGTAATAAGTATGCTCATCAACCGGATATTAATGGATGGCTGAAGGCATTAAATCAACAATCTACCTTTTATAtgactttcattttattaatgggtaatttttttattactactaaaataataaattttaaatagccAACTGAATtctattatacatatatatatatacaattaattcatcatctttcttttttttttttccagctcttggattattactatttattctCGCATTCAAATtagataataatgaaaaatataaacgatTACACCgacgaaataaatttattttttattcaatttttttaatatgcatATATTTACGACATGCTTCGGAGCACAATCTTTTAAAACTGCCTTTTATCCTGAATCtaggtaaataatttttgtattataatataataaataatcaattaaaatatttatttaatttttagtggAATATATGAAGTTAATGTATTTTGGATTGTTTGtaccatttatttaatatattcttaaaaaatattatttactgctCAACAaatacaattcaaaatttattaaaccgatttatatatttattaattgaattttggATACTAGTATCTGCAATTTTACATCGaccttataatattatattattaccaATCCAATTattaactcaaattattatcgatgattttttcaaaatttatgataataaaaaaaatatttcatcaatAACCTACATAAGTTATTGTATTGGCaatgtgttttatttttatcaggtattaacttttttttttcaacaaacaATTCCACCcaaatcaatattattttagttgtTAAGTCTAttgaaaatgtatatattaatgcaatttaattgaatttttttatttaatagggAAACTCGAATAGTTTAGCAACTATTGATGTTGCTGCAAGTTGTGTTgggttacaaaaatttttaattcacattGCTGGATTATTtgtatgtataaatactttttcatcCACAGTATTAGCCTATTTAATGTTAATGTATCATCAAAGTAGTACATCCAAGGAAATcactgacaataataatatcatgtaagcaaaataaatactgaaaCATGTAAATTACAACAAACACAGAgtcttaatataattatatatattttatattcatttatttctttttttttttttttttttttttttacagcagtATCTGTCAGAACCTGTTCCTTATAAATCGTCAGTATGcactattgaaattattttcactaattgtatatacagtaataataagtattgaaaggtatcatttatttgtatgGTCAGTTTTTGCCCCAAAATTATTATACGAAGCTGTACACTgtgcaataatatttattgcaatttttataattcatattttgatAATGTCAAttagagtaataaaaaaaatatgaatatatgttattaaaataaattaatgcgATTAAAAGATACTCATTGcaattatatttcaatgaaaataaatatttttatatatatatatatatatatatatatatatatatatatatatatatttcaattagcgattatcaatattttgaacataatataaaaatatttaatttttaatgttaatagtaataataatttttaataagtctCAATCACTCATTGTacattatgtatatatttaatattgtatctaagattaaatttatattgttaattacttaaatttttaaatgcttgttattttaataattgtaaaaaatttagtctcacatatatttaaaaattgaataacatatacgaaaaataataataataataataatagttaaagtaaaataaattttaaatttacactttCGTTTTGGGTATGCgatttttcacattttatattaaatattgaccGAATTATCTCTCATTTTAGTGATTGTAcaaaatatattgttattgTACAATACTTaatgatcatataaaaatgataataatattattattattattattaatatacgcAGTGTTTAGTATTTGGCATTAAACTGTTAACATGGTATTGAATTATGTATTTACATtcattatgttttttaaaactaaaaaggTGAATTCATTCCGAGTTTTGTACCAAACTCTAATCGTGCCCTCTTTTGATATCGCACATTTGCtctaaaatgattttatttaaatttaataaatattgtaatttttttgttatttatttattattactacttacTTAATTTCTTGCCATTTTACTAGttcatttattgtaaaaactATCGGaatagatattaaaaaatataatggcaATTGAATtgggaattttgaatttttttgttgttcttctttcaataaattatacaatgTGTTACCAGAAAATAGAGCTTGTAATCCTAAActatgataattattgttaataataatcataataacttttaattaatttataaataatatatttaaaatttttttttttttttttttcaattaaatatacttacacaataactatattaaaaaaccaaaataaattattaaatggcAATCttcgaaatattaaatattctcGATGGACAAAACCTGATGAAATTGTTactgtaataatatatatatactcattaACATAATTAGTGACAATGCTAATCGTTTAAAcagtttaataatatataatataaaacaatagtattgtcaaattcatataatcattttttatatacataccaAAATGTAAGACTATTAACGTTAACGAAAAATGCTGcatcataaatataatatttggcTGAGAATTCCATCCACCCCAACTAACATCACTATTATTAACTTcaggataaatataaaaacattcTCTATTAATTGTtggtgttgttgttgtttttattgtataaagtGGACATAAAAATAGGTAAAAAACCATTTGTGACAATACaagtgttattattgttggCAAAAATTTACTACCATAGCAccaaataacaaaaaaagctacctaaaaaaaaaaaattaataatgatgataataataataacaaattttataatttaattatacctCGCCATTAATGACACACTGATTTTTTCCTGTAGCCCTTTGCATAATTGTAGGATCTGTTGGTGTGGCCATTATTGACATAGATAAAAGtggaataattaaacaaattaaccaCATTACTTGACTTATTGAGAGTAAAGGTggtagtaataaaaatactgataacGCTTGGGCAAAAGAAAGTGTCACAACACAACATAGCCAAAATTGAACACAATTCCATAAGCACCTCATGTAATCTCTAGcctataattatgaaaaaacaaaaagaaataaaatatcatgtgtatatgtttattaatttaattttatttttatagttaattaatttacctcCATTACTAGATGAAATAAAGCTATTGGATCTTCACGTTTTAGACTTAAAGAACAAGCTATTGAGTTAAGCGCACGACTTAAATCTACTGGTGATGGACCTTGATAATCATGAGGATTCATCATTACAGGAACTTTTTGACATACTTGTGGATACAAAGGTTCAACTGCAACtctataattatcattattgtttatatacatgaacaaatgaatttaaaaaaattattgatgtcagaaaatgtaaaaattaattaagaaatagctaaaaaaaatttaacaacgaGCCATTGAATTCTTTTAGCTaaaatccaataaatttttttattttcttcattattacaattataataaaaaaaaaaaaaattaaagtaatcaaataactttttttacccAGCATCTGCTTGCATAAATATTGGCATATTTTCAGCATTAGCTGATGAACCAAGTACACAAACAACTTCACCATAATCTTGCATAATATGTAACATTTCCCGAGTTACTGTTGTATTACAATCAGTAAATAACGATACTAATAAAGGTACATTGTCAACCATTTCAATATGCGGACGAATTTTATCTATTCCTCTTGGTAATTTTGcctacaatattattattattattattattattattattattattattattattattattattattattattatttaactagtTTCCTTACTCTAttagataaatcaaaattaactGGAGCACTCTGTTCAGTACTGTCAGTAAGACAACTTAGTGATCTCCAAGCTTCATGCCCAGATTCTAAATCAACACTTTGAACCAATACACTGTCCTCACTTCTAATGGTATCATGTTccctaaaaatatacatttcaaCTCTTGTTATTAATAAGTGATgcttttaattactttttttttataagatcaatactataaataataattactcaagtaataattattataaacttttattttcattctaaTCCCACTTGAGGTGAAACTATCATAGCTTTCATGACATAAAAatcgtaaataataaaatttcaagtatttttattacaaaccTGTGACTCATTGCACTTTTTGTATGCAAAACAGGCTCTGGGTTCCATTCTGTAGTTTCTTCTTCAAATTTCACAGTAGTGTAATCTGTATTTATTGCACTTGGTGCAGACATACTAATTGCCCGACTTACATCCAAATtagaactataaaatttttattaaaccaataataataataataaagttatgaaataataatatagagcAGTAAATAGcttgaaaataacaattaaaataaattttattgaacttgATTTCAATatcaagtatttattattgttaacaaaataataatgaatatgaatataaatattaaaatcctCGGtaggtaaaatatttaataacatacCGAGGATATACACGATTAAGCAATACGCTGGTCTCCTCGTTCATCATGCAGGAATCAGTATTATACTGATTAAATTTGTCAGAAGACGTTGGTGAGGACATAGCAGCTGCTTGGCTCACCCAACATTCTACTGGACTCTCTGACCTATTGTCATTTTGTTAGTTACatcatatacacatacatacccacttaaaatatacaattttaagattaaaatatatcatattattatatactccaaacaattaaattattaatttaacaaacaaaaaaaaagttattatattaaattatcaagcaaataataaaactcaacaaccataaaacattattattattattactattttaatagAATATAACTTTGAACTgtgtttattttgttttgcttttataatttatatgcgtcaattaaattatctacatCTATCATCaaatacgaaaatttattgaaaaaattttatgaataataataataataataataataataataataataataataataataataataataataataataataataataataataataataataataataataatttatccataaacagaaaaaaaactaattgtttttaaaaaattaacaattaaagcCCAAAAGCATaagtgatataaaaaaattaattatccaacCGTACacaatacaatataatatgaTATTACGTAAGTGAATAAGtagatatcgaaaaaaaataaataataataataacaataataataaataaaaatacatacgtttaacttttaatgtaaaagattattattattattattattattattttcattttcattttgttttattaattaaataaattatgataaaataaacgaGAGTTAATAATACCTAGCTCTTTCGCTGAGTAATGAAATATGACAATTCCATCCACTCTCAAGACCCATCTTCTCGGAGAATACACGCGAACGTAATTCATTTTCCTTGCTGAAGTGAACAAATCTTATACACGCCCTTTCTAATTGTTCAATCAATTGGACCTAATAATATCCCATTGTTATGGTTGCCATTGTCAGTGACCaatataattaagaaattatttcaattaataacgaaatatgagaatatatatattttttttaattattattaatatcttttgCAAGCATCAGTTAGACaacattacttttattaagtaaaaatattaataatgataattacagtaaaatacAAACCATGTCTGCTTGAGCTTGATACTGCATTGTTACCAttccaataaatatttgattacaTTGCATTTCAAAACAACTatcaatatcattaatttcttCATCTTTATTTTCTGTACAAAGTAATGaatctataataaaaagtaattcataaatatttaaaaattattttattattaatattattattattattgttattgttgttgttgttgttgttgttgttgttattattaaatacaatatttaccTGTAGAATGAAATTGTCCTAATAATCCTTTAACACGTGGATCTAAAACATTTCGAAAATCCCATGGTAATGGTGTTGGACTTCTGTGAGGAGCATATAAATGTTTACTATCAGATGGAagttctaaatatatatttgataatttattgttgacgTTGTGAATCAGTGGTCTGTATGCAAACGCAGTACAGTACGATGTTAAACTTGTTCGTTGATAaaaatcttgaattttttttctgcatattttaataataaaaataattataaattatatagaaataattatgttatgatagaagaaatatatgtataattttaaacctgTCAGAGGCAGTTAATGGACAAAGATCATGACCATCCCAAAATTCAATACACGAATCCAATATAATATCAGCAGTACCTTGGGTTAATAGTTGTAAGCTACCACCTGTACGTTCTTTCATGACAACTGCTACCATATGgggaaatggaaatttaagCTTTGTTGCGATACTTAATGATCTAGCAAATTTAATATCACGTCTAACCATTTCCGGttgctaaaatatatattaacattaattatttaattaatatctaatactaactttttgttaataaaatatacatacaacATGTCGAAAAGTTGAAAGCTGTTGttctaattgaaaaatttcttgagctTGTTCTTG
The sequence above is drawn from the Microplitis demolitor isolate Queensland-Clemson2020A chromosome 3, iyMicDemo2.1a, whole genome shotgun sequence genome and encodes:
- the LOC103573693 gene encoding LOW QUALITY PROTEIN: GPI ethanolamine phosphate transferase 2 (The sequence of the model RefSeq protein was modified relative to this genomic sequence to represent the inferred CDS: inserted 3 bases in 3 codons; deleted 4 bases in 4 codons), which gives rise to MGHYIKKFHFYLLYCLWALRIYLFLFGFFPINYYNENNNKTTASMDNLPTYINNIPYAYNNFYKPLVKKLIIMVIDAFRWDFFLNINEKIHKTMFLTNKLLDNNLGSNFRVKVNVPTVTMPRIKSITTGTVSNFIDVIFNLGETRVLTDNILLQAKKHNHKLIFYGDDTWLQMYNDIFFRHKGTSSFLVSDFIQVDDNVTQYINYELNKSNDWSIMIFTFYLGLDHIGHVYGPNNPLINVKLEEMDKIIDEISXKIIQWNKQSKESLFIICGDHGMKNSGGHGGATPEETLVPLIAINNNNNNNLLSDTFNQIDQIDITATLSVMLGIPLPLSNIGSISLNMIINNYNLSLENQLYILYYNAKQVFSNFKILSNYNYKQCYFDYLKAIELHSKWINTTDTYNNHNNNNNNNKNNDNELDHVNVIIHLYVKSLQEMKNLLIQSMIHYNIILMSIAIVLIIQYYDIILFNINSCLLSIRIDFVNIDFKNLNFLFLLATILHASSLGSSSFIEEEHQTWYFYWATFIVFIFIYYIKKKHLIIFIIKNHFILLPTVTGKILFLLIAHRLLRKLNSTGNKYAHQPDINGWLKALNQQSTFYMTFILLMALGLLLFILAFKLDNNEKYKRLHRRNKFIFYSIFLICIYLRHASEHNLLKLPXYPESSGIYEVNVFWIVCTIXFNIFLKNIIYCSTNTIQNLLNRFIYLLIEFWILVSAILHRPYNIILLPIQLLTQIIIDDFFKIYDNKKNISSITYISYCIGNVFYFYQGNSNSLATIDVAASCVGLQKFLIHIAGLFVCINTFSSTVLAYLMLMYHQSSTSKEITDNNNIISICQNLFLINRQYALLKLFSLIVYTVIISIERYHLFVWSVFAPKLLYEAVHCAIIFIAIFIIHILIMSIRVIKKI